The Castanea sativa cultivar Marrone di Chiusa Pesio chromosome 4, ASM4071231v1 sequence attattatgcaATTATCccaatattttattgattactACACAATTTCTTATGATGGAGAATACAttattacataaaacattattgCATTGTATAAACAGGGAATATTTTCCTTCTGTTATTTGCATTAGTTTTAACATATAAAGAGATAATAGTGTGTTGATTATAagtctaaaaatataaatatatcaacaaaaaataaataaaaaacaatcaagTTATAACTGGGAGGGGACAAAcattataaattgacaattatgtttgaaattttttggggGGCAGGGGGCAATATAACTAGTTGTTATAGTCAATTTAGCACTCAAATGCCAAGGTCCTTAATAATAATACCATATGTTGATAAGTACTGCAGAAAAATTCCCAATTATCATCACCAGGGGAGCTCATGCCTATAAGCAATGTCACTTGTGTTTGTACATCTTTGAAAAAACAACAGCAATTATTAGTGTTTCTTATGAGCATATATTTAGCCTGTGAAAATTAATGTTTATCAGTTTTTCATTCTTCACCTTCCAGGGATTGATTAGCATCACCATTTCAGCAGTTCTACCAACGCTCCGCCCTCCACTGTGCCCAACTCAAGTGAATTGCAAGGAAGCTTCAAGCTTGCAACTTTGGGTCCTCTACATCTCTCTACTGCTTTCATCTCTTGGCTCAGGTGGCATTAGGCCTTGTGTTGTTACCTTTGCTGCAGACCAATTTGACATGACCAAATCAAGTGCAACAACTAGAAGTTGGAATTTGTTCAATTGGTACTATTTTAGCATGGGAGTGGCAACACTTACTGGCCTGACTTTTGTGGTTTACATCCAAGATAATGTAGGTTGGGGCTGGGGTCTTGGAGTTCCAACCATAGCCATGGCCTTGTCAATTATAGCTTTTTTGGTGGGTTCACCTCTTTACAATAGAATCAAACCTGCGGGTAGTCCCTTGGTTAGATTGGCCCAAGTAATTGTTGCAGCtgtgaagaaaaggaaagaagtagtACCAGAAAACCCTGCTTTCTTATATGAAAATAGAGAGCTTGATGTTGCTATTTCTTTGCATGGAAGGCTTGTACACACAAATCAATTCAAGTAAGCAATATAAAACATCCTTTATGCATAATGTAGAATGTCATTGCAGTTGCAAAGCATGTTTTGAGAGCTACTTCGTCTAATAGTGACTAACCTATTTCATTTCTTTGAGAtaccttaaaaataatttgtgcaTTAGCCGTATATCCTTCATAAATTATCAGTACCAATATCCTGTTCAATAAGTACGCAAATGTTACTGAAGatatttctcttctcttcctctAGCTAAATGAGGCCCAATATGTGGGATTTTTAATcgtttaaatgggaggtagagcaGACACAAGTTTGAACTTAAGATCACCTGCTTTGATAGCTTAATAAATTTGTCTCAAAAGCTTAAGTTGTTAAGAAATGTTAAATTCAATTacttaaccattattctaacacgTATATTTTGAATGCTTAAATTGCTTCTTGCTTATATGATTGCAGGTGGTTTGATAAAGCTGCTGTCATAACAAATAGTCATGCAACAGATTCAAAGCCACCAAATTTATGGAAGCTTGCCACTGTACATCGAGTCGAGGAATTAAAATGCATTGTCCGAATGCTTCCTATATGGGCAGCCGGAATTGCTCTTATTGCCTCATCTTCACATGTGCATAGCTTCACCATTCTACAAGCTCGCACTATGAAACGTCACCTGTCTCACTCCTTCCAAATTCCACCAGCCTCGATGTCTATCTTTGGCAACATAACCATGCTCATTGGCCTTGTTATGTATGAACGTCTCTTTGTACCCTTTGCTCGTCGATTCACTGGAAATCCATCAGGAATCACATGCCTACAAAGAATGGGTGTAGGCTTTGTGGTTAACATTCTTGCCACAGTTGTTGCATCATTTGTTGAAATCAAGAGAAAAGCAGTGGCCGCTGATCACAACTTACTGGATGATCCAAAAGCAATTATTCCTATTAGTATATTTTGGTTGGTACCTCAGTTTTGCCTACATGGGGTAGCTGAAGTTTTCATGTCCGTGGGGCACTTGGAATTTCTTTATGATCAATCACCTGAAAGCATGAGAACCACTGCTGCAGCACTCTATTGGATAGCAATATCAATCGGAAACTATATAGGCACACTGATGGTATCACTAGTTCATAAGTACTCTGGCAAGAAAAGCAACTGGCTTCCTGATAGGAACCTCAATAGGGGAAGATTGGAATACTACTACTGGCTTGTTAGTGGCATCCAAGTAATAAATCTCTTATATTATGTGATATGTAGTTGCCTTTATACTTATAAGCCATTGGAAGAGGTTAGTGAAATTTGCGAGGAAGATAAAGAAGTACTAGCTGGAGATAAAATACCATCTATGATTTTAGGTAGTAGGAATGCCCATGGAGAGGTGGAGCTTGGAAGAAATGAGACAGCTTAGGATTGTTGATAATGACTATAAACTAGTGTACTGtaaatagggttttttttttcctgtatttTGATCCTGCAGTTTAAGTGAAATAAGCAAACAAATTTCCACTTTCAACCCAGTAATTATACTATGCAAGCCAACTTCATTAGAACTCCAAAATCCAATTCAGTAATTTACGTTGGAAGTTTTGATACTACTTTGTTGGCTTTGCAAAGCCTTAATAGGAAGAATAACAAACTAAACACTCACAATATAGAGGGGAACAAATGTTTTATTAGACACAACTTCAAACTCACAAACAAAGGGAAATCAAGTTGTTACCTTGTACAAAAGTGTCAACAACAAAGGCTATGGCCTTGTACAACTCTCACAAATAAGGCTAAGACCTTTTACAAAGCTCTCACAAATAATGCTATAATACTAAAGTGTTGGGTTATAAATTGACCACAgttaatttattcaattattcaaGTTAAATAATTAAGTCAAATTACATGCGAATCGTGGAGGCactaacaaatcaccaaataaactaataagcaacagaaattaaatagacatggtgatttgttgacaaatgagAAAAACCTCTCGTAAGGTAAAAACTCTACTAAGTGATTTTCAGGTTATCACTTCCAAAAATCCACTAATTAACAATCAAGTTGTTACAAGTAAGAAAAATCTTACCACTCACTTGACCTATCCCaaaatatcaacctacagttgaatcttTGCtctaatacctaattggacttgatcttgtagtaaaCTTTTTCGcatgcacgaatcctagtacgtgactaactctagAAACTAATTAATTGTTGTTaactgcaaaattcttcacttcaaaTCATGTTGAAAATcaggaagcacttggttacaaattCCTAAGGCGCACAAACGCAATAACTTCTCACAAAGTGTATGAGTTCTCTAATTGAGTCTTTGTAACTTTGATgactttaaaataagccttttatatggtctagggttgtagagaaagaaaccctaatcatccAAGTTATCATAGGCCgaatttcaaatttgagattTCTGAAATAATAATTCTCAATAAATCGAGCTTGTGTCAAGCTTCTCATCAATTCTTAATAGATGCTAGTGTCAAGACTagtgttgagctttaatgaactagcttttcttcacttgttttttgaatAAATCTTCATATCTTTAATGATACCACTTGATGTAGTTGAGCAAAATACTTCTTGATACATTAAACCCAACTTAGGTCTACCTAAATAAAAGTATAGTGCGTTTTGCCAAAGGATAAGCTAgtacatagaaaatatgaccctaaaaAAAAGTCTCAGAAATGAGGCTACTGCCTTAAGTACTCTCCAATACTTTTTCTCTTACTCTAGAAATATTAGGTTGCTACCTTGAATACTCTCTACAACTTTTTTCCTTTCgc is a genomic window containing:
- the LOC142631228 gene encoding protein NRT1/ PTR FAMILY 3.1-like, with the translated sequence MEYLEKENMANVDQQQEKIEDEKKIIMRKKKMKKLGGIKTLPFIFANEICDKFAATGFHSNMIMYLTQELNMPLVQASNTLTNFGGTANFTPLFGALIADSFAGRFWTIVAGSIIYELGLISITISAVLPTLRPPLCPTQVNCKEASSLQLWVLYISLLLSSLGSGGIRPCVVTFAADQFDMTKSSATTRSWNLFNWYYFSMGVATLTGLTFVVYIQDNVGWGWGLGVPTIAMALSIIAFLVGSPLYNRIKPAGSPLVRLAQVIVAAVKKRKEVVPENPAFLYENRELDVAISLHGRLVHTNQFKWFDKAAVITNSHATDSKPPNLWKLATVHRVEELKCIVRMLPIWAAGIALIASSSHVHSFTILQARTMKRHLSHSFQIPPASMSIFGNITMLIGLVMYERLFVPFARRFTGNPSGITCLQRMGVGFVVNILATVVASFVEIKRKAVAADHNLLDDPKAIIPISIFWLVPQFCLHGVAEVFMSVGHLEFLYDQSPESMRTTAAALYWIAISIGNYIGTLMVSLVHKYSGKKSNWLPDRNLNRGRLEYYYWLVSGIQVINLLYYVICSCLYTYKPLEEVSEICEEDKEVLAGDKIPSMILGSRNAHGEVELGRNETA